A region of Streptomyces paludis DNA encodes the following proteins:
- a CDS encoding DUF5819 family protein — translation MDSYDDQEARAGTPAAGSRRPGPPESGGGIVGLSFPYQVAASTALAVIAVLACVHVAMVFLHVAPSNTITKEHGKAVDAWVYPEFEQNWKLFAPNPLQQNIAVQTRAEVESADGTRATTGWIDLSAEDARAIRHNPLPSHVDQNELRRGWDFFVGSHDSQSRPNGLRGKLSERYMRRIVMLRLEDHALGGTVTRIQVRSATTSVGSPVWSKEKVSTRPSYRVFPWWTVSAEDLPEGVRNGSKEAGE, via the coding sequence ATGGATTCGTACGACGACCAGGAGGCGCGGGCCGGGACTCCTGCGGCCGGCTCGCGGCGGCCCGGGCCACCGGAGTCCGGCGGCGGCATAGTCGGCCTCTCCTTCCCGTACCAGGTGGCGGCCTCCACGGCCCTCGCGGTGATCGCCGTACTGGCCTGTGTCCATGTGGCGATGGTGTTTCTGCACGTCGCGCCCTCGAACACGATCACCAAGGAGCACGGCAAGGCCGTCGACGCGTGGGTCTATCCCGAGTTCGAGCAGAACTGGAAGCTCTTCGCGCCCAACCCGCTCCAGCAGAACATCGCCGTCCAGACGCGCGCCGAGGTCGAGTCCGCCGACGGCACGCGGGCCACCACCGGCTGGATCGACCTCTCCGCCGAGGACGCCCGGGCGATCCGGCACAATCCGCTGCCCAGCCATGTCGACCAGAACGAACTGCGCCGCGGCTGGGACTTCTTCGTCGGATCGCACGACAGCCAGAGCCGCCCCAACGGACTGCGCGGCAAGCTCTCCGAGCGGTACATGCGCCGCATCGTGATGCTGCGGCTGGAGGACCACGCGCTGGGCGGGACCGTGACCCGTATCCAGGTCAGGTCGGCCACGACCTCCGTCGGCAGCCCGGTGTGGAGCAAGGAGAAGGTCAGCACCCGCCCGTCGTACCGGGTCTTCCCCTGGTGGACGGTGAGCGCCGAGGATCTTCCCGAAGGCGTACGGAACGGCAGCAAGGAGGCGGGCGAGTGA
- the paaD gene encoding 1,2-phenylacetyl-CoA epoxidase subunit PaaD: MVTGTGSRPAAAPPAASAPPRAPSPPGAASPPTALEAELFRLAGAVPDPELPVVTLAELGVLRAVHMSPPGPGSGSGPRSDPGAGAVRVELTPTYTGCPAIEAMSSDIERVLRERGVPDVSVVTVLSPAWSTDDISAEGRRKLAEAGIAPPRPGAAAGPVPLALAIRCPHCGSTRTELLSRFSSTACKALRRCTACREPFDHFKEL, translated from the coding sequence ATGGTGACCGGAACGGGCTCCCGGCCCGCCGCCGCGCCGCCCGCCGCCTCCGCGCCGCCGAGGGCTCCCTCGCCGCCGGGTGCCGCCTCGCCTCCCACCGCCCTGGAGGCCGAGCTGTTCCGGCTCGCGGGCGCGGTGCCGGACCCCGAGCTGCCGGTGGTGACCCTCGCGGAGCTGGGCGTCCTGCGCGCCGTCCATATGTCCCCGCCGGGCCCCGGCTCCGGTTCCGGACCCCGCTCCGACCCGGGTGCCGGTGCGGTCCGCGTCGAGCTGACGCCCACGTACACCGGCTGTCCGGCGATAGAGGCGATGTCCTCGGACATCGAGCGGGTGCTCCGTGAGCGCGGCGTGCCGGACGTCTCCGTCGTGACCGTCCTCTCCCCCGCCTGGTCCACGGACGACATCAGCGCGGAGGGCAGGCGCAAGCTCGCCGAGGCCGGCATAGCCCCGCCCCGGCCGGGCGCCGCGGCCGGGCCCGTGCCGCTGGCGCTGGCCATCCGCTGCCCGCACTGCGGCTCGACCCGCACCGAGCTGCTCAGCCGGTTCTCCTCCACCGCCTGCAAGGCGCTGCGCCGCTGCACGGCGTGCCGCGAACCGTTCGACCACTTCAAGGAGTTGTAG
- a CDS encoding rhodanese-like domain-containing protein, translating to MNFAPLPSVDAAAVPSDGLVLDVREDDEWAAGHVEGALHVPMSDFAARFGEVAEAVADGRTAYVMCRVGGRSAQVTQYLTRQGVDAVNVDGGMLAWDGAGRPMVAETGSPAFVL from the coding sequence ATGAACTTCGCCCCGCTGCCCTCGGTCGACGCCGCGGCGGTCCCCTCCGACGGCCTGGTGCTGGACGTACGGGAGGACGACGAGTGGGCGGCCGGCCATGTCGAGGGCGCGCTGCATGTCCCGATGAGTGACTTCGCCGCGCGGTTCGGCGAGGTCGCGGAGGCGGTGGCCGACGGACGCACGGCGTATGTGATGTGCCGGGTCGGCGGGCGCTCCGCGCAGGTCACCCAGTACCTGACGCGGCAGGGCGTCGACGCGGTGAACGTGGACGGCGGCATGCTCGCCTGGGACGGCGCCGGCCGCCCGATGGTCGCGGAGACCGGCAGCCCCGCGTTCGTCCTCTGA
- the paaC gene encoding 1,2-phenylacetyl-CoA epoxidase subunit PaaC — MTDVRTTAAALALGDDALVLSHRLGEWAGHAPALEEEVALANIALDLLGQARILLSLVGDEDELAYLRDERSFRNLQLVEQPNGDFARTIARQLYFSTYQLALYRELASGQSEFTGLAAKAVKEVAYHQDHAEHWTLRLGDGTAESHRRMAAACGGLWRFTGEMFQPVEGLDIDWPALEAGWLASVTDVLDRATLGVPDGPRTGAWTAGAGRQGLHTEPFGPMIAEMQHLHRSHPGASW, encoded by the coding sequence GTGACGGACGTACGGACGACAGCCGCGGCCCTGGCCCTGGGCGACGACGCGCTGGTGCTCTCGCACCGGCTGGGGGAGTGGGCCGGCCACGCCCCCGCGCTGGAGGAGGAGGTCGCCCTCGCCAATATCGCGCTGGACCTGCTGGGCCAGGCGCGGATCCTGCTCTCCCTCGTAGGGGACGAGGACGAGCTGGCCTATCTGCGCGACGAGCGGTCCTTCCGCAATCTCCAGCTCGTCGAGCAGCCGAACGGGGACTTCGCGCGGACGATCGCGCGCCAGCTCTACTTCTCCACCTACCAGCTGGCGCTGTACCGGGAACTGGCTTCCGGGCAGAGCGAGTTCACCGGCCTCGCCGCCAAGGCCGTCAAGGAGGTCGCGTACCACCAGGACCACGCCGAGCACTGGACGCTGCGGCTCGGCGACGGCACAGCGGAGAGCCACCGGCGGATGGCCGCGGCGTGCGGCGGGCTCTGGCGGTTCACCGGTGAGATGTTCCAGCCCGTCGAGGGGCTGGACATCGACTGGCCCGCGCTGGAGGCGGGCTGGCTCGCCTCCGTCACGGATGTGCTCGACCGGGCGACGCTGGGGGTGCCGGACGGGCCGCGCACCGGCGCGTGGACGGCGGGCGCGGGCCGGCAGGGACTGCACACCGAGCCGTTCGGGCCGATGATCGCCGAGATGCAGCATCTGCACCGCAGCCACCCGGGGGCGTCATGGTGA
- a CDS encoding 2Fe-2S iron-sulfur cluster-binding protein — MFHPLRVGALDRLTDDAVAVTFEVPPELREAFRHTPGQHIALRRTGPAAAGEIRRTYSICAPAGAEPVLRVGIRLVEGGEFSTYALKELAVGDTVEVMEPTGRFVLEPRPGHFAAVVGGSGITPVLSIAATLLAAEPDARFCLIRSDRTVASTMFLEEVADLKDRFPDRFQLVTVVSREERQSGLPSGRLDRERLTGLLPGLLPVAGIDGWFLCGPLGLVTAAEGALRGLGVARGRIHQEIFHVDDAPATDTGAATARTPGEGPRAAPRAATLTATLGGRSGRWPVRDGESLLETVLRGRADAPYACKGGVCGTCRAFLVTGEVRMDRNFALEPEETDAGYVLACQSHPATGEVELDFDR; from the coding sequence ATGTTCCATCCGCTCCGGGTCGGCGCGCTCGACCGGCTCACGGACGACGCGGTGGCCGTCACCTTCGAGGTGCCGCCCGAGCTGCGCGAGGCGTTCCGGCACACCCCCGGCCAGCACATAGCCCTGCGCCGTACCGGACCCGCCGCGGCCGGCGAGATCCGGCGGACGTACTCGATCTGCGCGCCCGCCGGGGCAGAGCCGGTGCTGCGCGTGGGCATCCGGCTGGTCGAGGGCGGCGAGTTCTCGACGTACGCCCTCAAGGAACTCGCCGTCGGCGACACGGTCGAGGTGATGGAGCCGACCGGCCGCTTCGTGCTGGAGCCGCGCCCAGGGCACTTCGCGGCGGTCGTCGGCGGCAGCGGCATCACACCGGTGCTGTCGATCGCGGCCACCCTGCTGGCGGCGGAGCCGGACGCCCGGTTCTGTCTGATCCGCAGCGACCGCACCGTGGCGTCGACGATGTTCCTGGAGGAGGTCGCCGATCTGAAGGACCGCTTCCCGGACCGCTTCCAGCTGGTCACCGTGGTCTCCCGGGAGGAGCGGCAGTCAGGGCTGCCGTCGGGACGGCTGGACCGTGAGCGGCTGACCGGACTGCTGCCCGGACTGCTCCCGGTGGCCGGGATCGACGGCTGGTTCCTCTGCGGCCCGCTGGGGCTGGTGACCGCCGCCGAGGGCGCGCTGCGCGGCCTCGGGGTGGCCCGCGGCCGTATCCACCAGGAGATCTTCCACGTGGACGACGCCCCGGCCACGGACACCGGCGCCGCCACCGCGCGGACACCCGGAGAGGGCCCCCGCGCCGCCCCCCGCGCCGCCACCCTCACCGCGACGCTCGGCGGGCGCTCGGGCCGCTGGCCGGTCCGGGACGGCGAATCGCTGCTGGAGACCGTGCTGCGGGGCCGCGCGGACGCGCCGTACGCCTGCAAGGGCGGCGTGTGCGGCACCTGCCGGGCGTTCCTGGTGACGGGCGAGGTCAGGATGGACCGCAACTTCGCGCTCGAACCGGAGGAGACGGACGCGGGCTATGTGCTGGCCTGCCAGTCCCATCCGGCCACGGGAGAAGTGGAGTTGGACTTCGACCGCTGA
- the paaB gene encoding 1,2-phenylacetyl-CoA epoxidase subunit PaaB, translated as MSSPTDWPLWEVFVRSRRGLSHTHAGSLHAPDAEMALRNARDLYTRRSEGVSIWVVPSAAVTASSPDEKDPFFAPAADKPYRHPTFYEIPEGVRHL; from the coding sequence ATGAGCAGCCCGACCGACTGGCCCCTGTGGGAGGTGTTCGTACGGTCCCGCCGCGGGCTCTCGCACACCCACGCGGGCAGCCTGCACGCCCCGGACGCCGAGATGGCGCTGCGCAACGCCCGGGACCTCTACACCCGGCGGAGCGAGGGCGTCTCGATCTGGGTCGTGCCCTCGGCCGCCGTCACGGCCTCCTCGCCGGACGAGAAGGACCCGTTCTTCGCCCCGGCCGCCGACAAGCCGTACCGCCATCCGACCTTCTACGAGATCCCGGAGGGGGTGCGCCACCTGTGA
- the paaA gene encoding 1,2-phenylacetyl-CoA epoxidase subunit PaaA → MTETAAGTLSRTAPATTAETAEDGLARAFDAAVAADERIEPRDWMPEAYRATLVRQMAQHAHSEIIGMQPEANWITRAPSLRRKAILIAKVQDEAGHGLYLYSAAETLGTGRDELLDKLHTGRQKYSSIFNYPTLTWADVGAIGWLVDGAAITNQVPLCRCSYGPYARAMVRICKEESFHQRQGYELLLALSGGTPAQHAMAQDAVDRWWWPSLMMFGPPDDASAHSAQSMAWKIKRHSNDELRQRFVDICVPQAEALGLTLPDPDLRWNEERGRHDFGAIDWTEFQQVLKGNGPCNEQRITQRRRAHEEGAWVREAAAAYAAKREEVTAS, encoded by the coding sequence ATGACGGAGACGGCGGCGGGGACGCTGTCGCGGACCGCGCCGGCGACCACGGCGGAGACCGCGGAGGACGGTCTCGCGCGGGCCTTCGACGCGGCCGTGGCGGCCGACGAGCGCATCGAGCCGCGCGACTGGATGCCGGAGGCGTACCGGGCCACGCTGGTCCGCCAGATGGCACAGCACGCGCACTCCGAGATCATCGGCATGCAGCCGGAGGCCAACTGGATCACGCGCGCGCCGTCCCTGCGCCGCAAGGCGATCCTGATCGCCAAGGTGCAGGACGAGGCCGGACACGGCCTGTATCTCTACAGCGCCGCCGAGACCCTGGGCACCGGCCGCGACGAGCTTCTCGACAAGCTCCACACGGGCCGCCAGAAGTACTCGTCGATCTTCAACTACCCCACGCTGACCTGGGCCGACGTCGGCGCGATCGGCTGGCTGGTGGACGGCGCCGCGATCACGAACCAGGTGCCGCTGTGCCGCTGCTCGTACGGCCCGTACGCCCGCGCGATGGTCCGTATCTGCAAGGAGGAGTCCTTCCACCAGCGACAGGGGTACGAGCTGCTGCTCGCCCTCAGCGGCGGCACCCCCGCCCAGCACGCGATGGCGCAGGACGCGGTGGACCGCTGGTGGTGGCCGTCGCTGATGATGTTCGGCCCGCCCGACGACGCGTCCGCGCACTCCGCGCAGTCCATGGCCTGGAAGATCAAGCGGCACTCCAACGACGAGCTGCGACAGCGCTTCGTCGACATCTGCGTCCCGCAGGCCGAGGCCCTGGGACTGACCCTCCCCGACCCGGACCTCCGGTGGAACGAGGAGCGGGGGCGGCACGACTTCGGCGCCATCGACTGGACGGAGTTCCAGCAGGTCCTGAAGGGGAACGGGCCGTGCAACGAACAGCGGATCACCCAGCGCCGCAGGGCCCATGAAGAAGGAGCCTGGGTGCGGGAGGCCGCCGCGGCGTACGCGGCGAAGCGAGAAGAGGTGACGGCGTCATGA
- the paaN gene encoding phenylacetic acid degradation protein PaaN has translation MAAQLSPQQLAEKHRPTLDQALDAVRTRAYWSPHPEHPKAYGESAPADGLAAFQALRGAPFALDQPGTDGWTGDEISPYGPALGIEYPHADPDVLLPAMRAGMGAWRAAGPETRALVCLETLARISARTHEFAQAVMHTSGQAFMMAFQAGGPHAQDRGLEAVAYAYQEQTRTPAAADWSKPQGKRDPLELRKTFTAAPRGIALLIGCNTFPTWNGYPGLFASLATGNPVLVKPHPRAVLPLALTVRIAREVLAETGFDPNLVALAVERPGEGIARTLAVRPEIRIIDYTGSTAFGDWLETHARQAQVYTEKAGVNTVVIDSTDDYKGMLANLAFSLSLYSGQMCTTPQNLLIPRDGIATDAGEKSYDEVVTDLAAAVTKLLGDDTRAAGLLGALVNPGVKARLDDAAALGDLALASRAVTHPDFPDAVVRTPALVKADGARKAWDTDGSAEAEAAAPEVPYLSECFGPVSFAVAVDSTEDALDLLRRTVRDKGAMTVGAYTTSPATERALEDVCLDESAQLSLNLTGGVYVNQTAAFSDFHGSGGNPAANAALCDAAFVANRFRVIEVRRQS, from the coding sequence ATGGCCGCCCAGCTCAGCCCCCAGCAGCTCGCCGAGAAGCACCGGCCCACGCTCGACCAGGCCCTCGACGCGGTCCGCACCCGCGCGTACTGGTCCCCCCACCCCGAACACCCCAAGGCGTACGGCGAGAGCGCGCCCGCCGACGGGCTCGCCGCGTTCCAGGCCCTGCGCGGGGCCCCCTTCGCGCTGGACCAGCCCGGCACGGACGGCTGGACCGGCGACGAGATCTCGCCGTACGGCCCGGCCCTCGGTATCGAGTACCCGCACGCCGACCCGGACGTCCTGCTGCCCGCCATGCGCGCGGGCATGGGCGCGTGGCGCGCGGCGGGCCCCGAGACGCGCGCCCTGGTCTGTCTGGAGACGCTGGCGCGGATCTCCGCCCGTACGCACGAGTTCGCGCAGGCGGTGATGCACACCAGCGGCCAGGCGTTCATGATGGCGTTCCAGGCGGGCGGGCCGCACGCCCAGGACCGGGGCCTGGAGGCCGTGGCGTACGCCTACCAGGAGCAGACCCGTACGCCGGCCGCCGCCGACTGGTCCAAGCCCCAGGGCAAGCGCGACCCGCTGGAGCTGCGGAAGACCTTCACCGCCGCCCCGCGCGGTATCGCGCTGCTGATCGGCTGCAACACCTTCCCCACGTGGAACGGCTACCCGGGCCTGTTCGCGTCCCTGGCCACCGGGAACCCGGTCCTGGTCAAGCCGCATCCGCGCGCGGTCCTGCCGCTCGCCCTGACCGTACGGATCGCCCGCGAGGTGCTCGCCGAGACCGGCTTCGACCCGAACCTGGTCGCGCTGGCCGTGGAGCGGCCCGGCGAGGGCATCGCCAGGACCCTGGCCGTCCGGCCCGAGATCCGGATCATCGACTACACGGGCTCGACGGCCTTCGGCGACTGGCTGGAGACCCACGCCCGCCAGGCCCAGGTGTACACGGAGAAGGCCGGCGTCAACACCGTCGTCATCGACTCCACCGACGACTACAAGGGGATGCTCGCCAACCTCGCCTTCTCGCTCTCCCTGTACAGCGGCCAGATGTGCACCACACCGCAGAACCTGCTCATCCCCCGGGACGGCATCGCGACGGACGCGGGCGAGAAGTCGTACGACGAGGTGGTCACCGATCTCGCCGCCGCGGTGACCAAGCTGCTCGGGGACGACACCCGCGCGGCCGGTCTGCTCGGCGCGCTGGTCAACCCCGGGGTGAAGGCCCGCCTCGACGACGCCGCCGCCCTCGGGGACCTCGCCCTGGCCTCCCGGGCCGTCACCCATCCGGACTTCCCGGACGCCGTGGTGCGCACCCCCGCGCTCGTGAAGGCCGACGGCGCCCGCAAGGCGTGGGACACGGACGGCTCGGCGGAGGCGGAGGCCGCGGCGCCGGAAGTCCCGTATCTCTCCGAGTGCTTCGGCCCGGTGTCCTTCGCGGTCGCCGTCGACTCCACGGAGGACGCCCTCGACCTGCTGCGCCGTACGGTGCGCGACAAGGGCGCGATGACGGTCGGCGCGTACACGACCTCGCCCGCGACGGAACGCGCGCTGGAGGACGTCTGTCTGGACGAGTCCGCGCAACTCTCCCTCAACCTCACGGGAGGGGTGTATGTGAACCAGACGGCCGCCTTCTCCGACTTCCACGGCTCAGGCGGCAATCCGGCGGCGAACGCGGCGCTGTGCGACGCGGCGTTCGTGGCGAACCGCTTCCGCGTGATCGAGGTCCGGCGTCAGTCCTGA
- a CDS encoding TrmH family RNA methyltransferase, with protein sequence MSSEKPAEALEPVQYDDGFGPEIGVGPHGEPWPEDKRYDPELLASGDRRNVTDQYRYWTREAIVEDLDTRRHDFHVAVENWTHDFNIGSVVRTANAFLAKEIHIVGRRRWNRRGAMVTDRYQHVRHHPDTAELTAWAAAEGLPIIGIDNLPGAVALERTELPRRCVLLFGQEGPGLTEEARAHASMVCSIAQFGSTRSINAGAAAAIAMHAWIQRYAEIPAPPGG encoded by the coding sequence GTGAGCAGCGAGAAACCGGCCGAGGCGCTGGAACCGGTCCAGTACGACGACGGCTTCGGTCCGGAGATTGGCGTGGGCCCGCACGGCGAGCCCTGGCCCGAGGACAAGCGGTACGACCCGGAGCTGCTGGCCTCCGGCGACCGCCGCAACGTCACCGACCAGTACCGCTACTGGACGCGCGAGGCGATCGTCGAGGATCTGGACACCCGGCGCCACGACTTCCATGTGGCGGTGGAGAACTGGACCCACGACTTCAACATCGGCTCCGTGGTCCGTACGGCCAACGCGTTCCTCGCCAAGGAGATCCATATCGTCGGCCGGCGGCGGTGGAACCGGCGCGGCGCGATGGTGACCGACCGGTATCAGCATGTGCGGCACCATCCGGACACCGCGGAGCTGACGGCGTGGGCGGCGGCGGAGGGGCTGCCGATCATCGGGATCGACAATCTGCCGGGGGCCGTGGCGCTGGAGCGCACCGAGCTGCCGCGGCGGTGTGTGCTGCTCTTCGGGCAGGAGGGGCCCGGGCTGACCGAGGAGGCGCGGGCGCATGCCTCGATGGTCTGCTCGATCGCCCAGTTCGGGTCGACCCGGTCGATCAACGCGGGCGCGGCGGCGGCGATCGCCATGCACGCGTGGATCCAGCGGTACGCGGAGATTCCGGCGCCGCCCGGCGGATGA
- a CDS encoding HTTM domain-containing protein produces the protein MSGQPDPEPRPRTAPEQAEEPRLPKESPPEGAHAQAPPRVVKRSSFERRAATALQRVTSTPLGRYQSAVVRIGFAGTWLAFLLREVPHRRELYGPDGPWSWDMARQLIDRNGAFTALMWSDSTVWFEIVFAVAVLSSALLLLGWRTRTMSVFFMFGVLSLQNRSIFMGDGGDNVIHLMAIYLVLTRCGQVWSLDSRRAARAAAAAPVPDRTGPVLWCLTGVFLFVGTAVAAPLPALWLVLLFWGMWAAQGLWWAANRYAPDSQPRALLDVLANLVHNTGLVVIMAEVCLVYATAGWYKIQGSRWQDGTALYYPLKLDYFAPWPALSGILAASGIMVMVVTYATVIVQVAFPFTLFNRRVKNVLLVVMMLEHAGIAVLLGLPFFSFAMIAADAVFLPTGFLLFLGARTVRLRDRLLPGLGRPGPPADRPAPPEQRSESPDQPRTLVG, from the coding sequence GTGAGCGGGCAGCCGGATCCGGAACCCAGGCCGAGGACAGCGCCCGAGCAGGCTGAGGAGCCGCGGCTGCCGAAGGAGTCGCCGCCCGAGGGAGCGCACGCGCAGGCCCCGCCGCGCGTGGTCAAGCGCTCCTCGTTCGAGCGGCGGGCCGCCACCGCCCTCCAGCGCGTCACCTCCACCCCCCTCGGCCGCTATCAGAGCGCCGTCGTCCGGATCGGCTTCGCGGGCACCTGGCTGGCCTTCCTGCTGCGCGAGGTGCCGCACCGCCGGGAGCTGTACGGGCCCGACGGGCCGTGGAGCTGGGACATGGCCCGGCAGCTGATCGACCGGAACGGCGCCTTCACCGCGCTGATGTGGTCCGACAGCACGGTCTGGTTCGAGATCGTCTTCGCCGTCGCCGTGCTCTCCAGCGCGCTGCTGCTGCTCGGCTGGCGGACCCGGACGATGTCCGTGTTCTTCATGTTCGGTGTGCTCTCGCTCCAGAACCGCTCCATCTTCATGGGCGACGGCGGCGACAACGTCATCCATCTGATGGCGATCTATCTGGTCCTCACCCGCTGCGGCCAGGTCTGGTCGCTGGACTCCCGGCGCGCCGCGCGCGCAGCCGCGGCCGCACCCGTGCCGGACCGGACCGGCCCGGTGCTGTGGTGCCTGACCGGCGTGTTCCTGTTCGTCGGTACGGCGGTGGCCGCACCGCTTCCCGCGCTCTGGCTGGTGCTGCTGTTCTGGGGCATGTGGGCCGCGCAGGGCCTGTGGTGGGCGGCTAACCGGTACGCGCCCGACAGCCAGCCGCGCGCCCTGCTGGATGTGCTCGCCAACCTCGTCCACAACACCGGACTCGTCGTCATCATGGCGGAGGTCTGTCTCGTCTACGCCACCGCGGGCTGGTACAAGATCCAGGGCTCCCGCTGGCAGGACGGCACCGCCCTCTACTACCCGCTGAAGCTGGACTACTTCGCGCCCTGGCCGGCGCTCTCGGGCATCCTCGCGGCCAGCGGCATCATGGTGATGGTGGTGACCTACGCGACGGTCATCGTGCAGGTCGCCTTCCCGTTCACGCTCTTCAACCGCCGGGTCAAGAACGTCCTGCTGGTCGTGATGATGCTGGAGCACGCGGGCATCGCCGTACTGCTCGGGCTGCCGTTCTTCTCCTTCGCGATGATCGCCGCCGACGCCGTCTTCCTACCGACGGGCTTCCTTCTCTTCCTCGGCGCCCGTACCGTCCGGCTGCGCGACCGGCTGCTCCCCGGGCTCGGCCGCCCCGGCCCGCCGGCCGACCGCCCCGCCCCGCCCGAACAGCGGAGCGAGAGCCCTGACCAGCCCCGTACCCTCGTGGGGTGA
- a CDS encoding J domain-containing protein, with the protein MMYDAPGEPMIRNDDEQDVRRDAAHVPEGAPGTSAGEAAAEGASQPEEPSERPEEPSERPEARLERAVRAAEQALIEFEIALETFRIEVENFSRLHHQRLGPMYARLDELDAMIAEARAARTGDPEDLRKAREARALVQPMPGVDELFHEWLDSDGLSPEAAAMLTDQPVRPPARVRPGDEARKLYRELVRKAHPDLAREDNERARREEFLTRVNAAYGRGDEPLLRELAQEWAAGPAPLVGRLSENEELYARLEWLSQRKEMLSVVAKELEESAIGAMLRMAPDDPDRLLEEIAEQLLTEVSERERELGRLLVE; encoded by the coding sequence GAGACGCGGCGCATGTGCCTGAAGGGGCCCCTGGGACGTCGGCCGGGGAGGCCGCCGCCGAGGGAGCGTCGCAGCCCGAGGAGCCGTCTGAACGGCCCGAGGAGCCGTCGGAGCGGCCCGAGGCGCGGCTGGAGAGGGCCGTGCGCGCGGCCGAGCAGGCGCTGATCGAGTTCGAGATCGCGCTGGAGACGTTCCGGATCGAGGTGGAGAACTTCTCCCGGCTGCACCACCAGCGGCTCGGCCCGATGTACGCCCGGCTGGACGAGCTGGACGCGATGATCGCCGAGGCACGCGCGGCCCGTACCGGCGACCCGGAGGATCTGCGCAAGGCGCGGGAGGCGCGGGCGCTGGTGCAGCCGATGCCGGGGGTGGACGAGCTGTTCCACGAGTGGCTCGATTCGGACGGCCTGTCGCCGGAGGCCGCGGCGATGCTGACGGACCAGCCCGTACGGCCGCCCGCGCGGGTCCGGCCGGGCGACGAGGCGCGCAAGCTCTACCGCGAGCTGGTCCGCAAGGCGCACCCGGACCTGGCGCGGGAGGACAACGAGCGCGCCCGGCGCGAGGAGTTCCTCACCCGGGTCAACGCCGCGTACGGACGCGGGGACGAGCCGCTGCTGCGGGAGCTGGCGCAGGAGTGGGCGGCCGGGCCCGCGCCGCTGGTGGGGCGGCTGAGCGAGAACGAGGAGCTGTACGCGCGGCTGGAGTGGCTGTCGCAGCGCAAGGAGATGCTGTCGGTGGTCGCGAAGGAGCTGGAGGAGAGCGCGATCGGCGCGATGCTCAGGATGGCGCCCGACGACCCGGACCGGCTGCTGGAGGAGATCGCCGAGCAGCTGCTCACGGAGGTCTCCGAGCGCGAGCGGGAGCTGGGTCGGCTGCTGGTGGAGTAG